A single Chryseobacterium sp. DNA region contains:
- a CDS encoding S9 family peptidase, whose translation MKKLLLTLTIAAAFQNVSAQEITLDKIYSGYYRGKGIAGITSMKNGENYLVIEPTGIAKYSYKTSQKEGNVVDGKFESYIFSDDESKILLQVGSQPIYRHSFLGKFDVKDLKSGKVTSLNNGKTVQEPAFSPDATKVAFISDNNLFYQDLASGKITQITTDGKKNSILNGLADWVYEEEFGHAKQYEWTKNSDAIVFVKSDESQVPEIYIPIYGKNLYPAEMRYKYPKAGEKNAVVSAQLYRLDSGKTIPLNLGSFKNYYIPNVLQTAKADEIVLITSERIQNASDILKVNTKNGAVQKLFTETDDKWIDTDSPTIEFLDDDSFLWSSERDGNRHLYWYDKDGKLKKQVTKGNWEVTDYYGFNPKSKEIYVQTTEKGSINKVVSKVNIETGKSQLISNAEGNNSANFSKNYNYFIETSSTAAKPSTYVLKDGNGKTVKELQNNNDQLQKLKADNFVEKEFITIPNAAGDQMNAWVMKPKNFDPHKKYPLFMFQYSGPGSQQVANSWDNGNAIWFNHLVQKGYIVACVDGRGTGYKGAKYKKVTYMNLGKYEIEDQITAAKWFGNQSYIDKSRIGMFGWSFGGYMTSLAMTKGADVFKMGIAVAPVTNWRYYDSVYTERFMRTPQENADGYDKNSPTEYANLLKGKFLLIHGTADDNVHFQNSMEFSEALIQQKKQFDFMAYPDKNHGIYGGQTRPQLYQKMTDFILQNL comes from the coding sequence ATGAAAAAACTTCTTTTAACACTTACTATTGCTGCTGCATTCCAGAATGTATCAGCACAGGAAATTACTTTAGATAAAATATATTCAGGATATTACCGTGGCAAAGGCATCGCCGGGATCACTTCCATGAAAAACGGTGAAAATTACCTGGTAATAGAGCCTACAGGAATTGCCAAATATTCCTACAAAACCTCTCAAAAAGAGGGAAATGTTGTTGACGGAAAATTTGAAAGCTATATCTTCTCTGACGACGAGTCAAAAATCCTCTTACAGGTAGGAAGCCAGCCTATTTACAGACATTCTTTCCTTGGAAAGTTTGATGTAAAGGATTTAAAATCAGGAAAGGTAACCAGTCTGAATAATGGAAAAACCGTTCAGGAACCTGCCTTTTCACCTGATGCTACGAAAGTGGCTTTTATCTCTGATAACAATTTATTCTATCAGGATCTTGCCTCAGGAAAAATTACACAGATTACTACGGACGGCAAAAAAAACTCAATCCTTAATGGTTTGGCAGACTGGGTATATGAAGAGGAATTCGGACATGCAAAACAATACGAGTGGACCAAAAATTCGGATGCTATTGTATTTGTAAAATCCGATGAAAGCCAGGTTCCGGAAATTTATATTCCAATCTATGGAAAGAACCTTTATCCTGCTGAAATGCGTTACAAATATCCAAAGGCAGGTGAGAAAAACGCGGTGGTTTCTGCACAGTTATATCGTCTTGATAGCGGAAAAACGATACCGCTGAATCTTGGATCATTTAAAAACTATTATATCCCGAACGTTCTCCAGACTGCAAAAGCCGACGAGATTGTTTTGATCACCTCTGAAAGAATTCAGAATGCTTCAGACATCTTAAAAGTGAATACTAAAAACGGAGCTGTCCAGAAATTATTTACGGAAACTGATGATAAATGGATTGACACAGACAGTCCTACTATAGAATTTTTGGATGACGATTCTTTCCTTTGGTCTTCTGAAAGAGATGGAAACCGCCATTTATATTGGTATGACAAAGATGGGAAACTTAAAAAGCAAGTGACTAAGGGAAACTGGGAAGTAACTGATTATTATGGTTTCAATCCAAAATCAAAAGAAATTTATGTTCAGACTACTGAAAAAGGAAGTATCAATAAAGTGGTTTCTAAAGTAAATATTGAAACAGGAAAATCTCAATTGATCTCCAATGCGGAAGGAAACAATTCTGCCAATTTTAGCAAAAACTATAATTATTTCATTGAAACCTCTTCTACGGCAGCAAAACCCAGCACCTATGTTTTAAAAGACGGAAATGGAAAAACAGTAAAAGAACTTCAGAACAATAATGACCAGCTACAGAAATTAAAAGCTGACAATTTTGTTGAAAAAGAGTTCATTACGATTCCTAATGCGGCAGGTGATCAGATGAATGCATGGGTCATGAAACCTAAAAACTTTGATCCTCATAAAAAATATCCATTATTCATGTTCCAATATTCCGGTCCCGGATCTCAACAGGTTGCCAATTCATGGGATAACGGCAATGCAATCTGGTTCAATCACCTTGTACAAAAAGGATACATTGTTGCTTGTGTAGACGGACGTGGAACCGGCTATAAAGGGGCCAAATACAAAAAGGTAACGTATATGAACTTAGGAAAATATGAGATTGAAGATCAGATCACCGCAGCAAAGTGGTTTGGAAACCAGTCTTATATTGATAAAAGCAGAATCGGAATGTTCGGATGGAGCTTTGGTGGCTATATGACAAGTTTAGCAATGACCAAAGGGGCAGATGTGTTCAAAATGGGAATTGCTGTTGCACCGGTAACCAACTGGAGATATTATGATTCTGTATATACGGAACGATTTATGAGAACACCTCAGGAAAATGCCGATGGATATGATAAAAATTCACCCACAGAATATGCGAATCTATTAAAAGGTAAATTCCTGTTAATCCACGGAACAGCTGATGACAATGTTCATTTCCAAAATTCTATGGAATTCTCTGAAGCTTTGATTCAACAGAAAAAACAGTTTGATTTCATGGCTTACCCGGATAAAAATCACGGAATCTATGGTGGGCAGACAAGACCACAGCTTTATCAGAAAATGACAGATTTTATTTTGCAGAATTTGTAA
- a CDS encoding DUF6496 domain-containing protein, with the protein MMSKTKYSEKAQDKVGKVMHEFKEGKLKSSSGKKVTSRKQAVAIGISEAKEKGLKVPEKKKSK; encoded by the coding sequence ATGATGAGCAAAACGAAATATTCAGAAAAAGCTCAGGACAAAGTAGGAAAGGTAATGCACGAATTTAAGGAAGGAAAACTGAAATCTTCTTCCGGAAAAAAAGTGACAAGCAGAAAACAAGCCGTAGCCATCGGTATTTCTGAAGCGAAGGAAAAAGGCCTGAAAGTGCCGGAGAAAAAGAAAAGTAAATAA
- the glgP gene encoding alpha-glucan family phosphorylase has translation MDFRNFKTPYSINPQYSKKTAYFSMEFALEQVLKIYSGGLGFLAGSHMRSAYNLKQDLIGIGILWKFGYYDQARNHDQTLQPVWTRKMYSFLEDTGIKFQIEIHSAPVWVKVWYLDPEIFNTAPMFFLSTDVPENDHVSKTICHKLYDANESTKLAQYILLGKGGAKLLDEMNIERDVYHLNEAHGLPAAFYLLNKYNGDLNKVREKLVFTTHTPEEAGNEKHNLKLCYDMSYFSGYSMEEIKSIEGTDEDRFNHSLCALKMARRANGVSRLHGVVSRAMWNKYPGICEITSITNAQEFKYWADKPLYNAKDENDATVFDYRKKHLKKKLFSIVADQTGNLFNPNIFTIVWARRFAGYKRAELLLHDKERFYRLLNNPKYPVQIIWAGKPYPMDYSAISTFNSLVEESKNHKNMAVLTGYELALSKSLKQGSDLWLNNPRVPREASGTSGMTAAMNGSVNLSTDDGWIPEFAKHGENSFVVPKVDYLNMSIYEQDNYDLNTMYEILENEILPTYYDHPDRWRKIQHNAMNDVKDQFNSDRMADEYYRILYNGSE, from the coding sequence ATGGATTTTAGGAATTTCAAGACCCCTTACAGCATCAATCCCCAATATTCAAAAAAAACCGCCTATTTTTCAATGGAGTTTGCCCTTGAACAGGTGTTAAAAATATACTCAGGAGGACTTGGCTTTTTAGCAGGCTCCCATATGAGAAGTGCCTATAATCTGAAACAGGACCTGATCGGAATTGGTATTCTTTGGAAATTCGGATATTATGACCAGGCAAGAAATCATGATCAAACATTACAACCCGTATGGACAAGAAAAATGTACAGTTTTCTTGAAGACACAGGCATTAAATTTCAGATTGAAATCCACAGTGCTCCGGTATGGGTAAAAGTATGGTATCTGGATCCTGAAATTTTCAATACGGCACCCATGTTTTTCCTTTCTACAGATGTTCCGGAAAATGATCACGTCTCCAAAACGATCTGCCATAAGTTATACGATGCCAATGAATCTACGAAACTTGCCCAATACATCCTTCTGGGAAAAGGTGGGGCAAAATTACTGGATGAAATGAATATCGAGAGGGACGTTTACCATCTGAATGAAGCGCATGGACTTCCCGCAGCCTTTTATCTATTGAATAAATATAACGGAGATCTGAATAAAGTCAGGGAAAAACTGGTTTTTACCACCCACACTCCCGAAGAAGCAGGAAATGAAAAGCACAATCTCAAACTATGTTATGATATGTCCTATTTTTCCGGCTACAGCATGGAAGAGATAAAAAGCATTGAAGGTACTGATGAAGACCGTTTCAACCATTCTCTCTGTGCCTTAAAAATGGCAAGGAGAGCCAATGGAGTCTCCAGGCTTCATGGCGTTGTTTCCAGAGCAATGTGGAATAAATATCCGGGAATCTGCGAAATTACGTCCATCACCAATGCCCAGGAATTCAAATATTGGGCAGACAAACCTCTTTACAATGCCAAAGATGAAAATGATGCAACGGTTTTCGATTACCGTAAAAAACATTTAAAGAAAAAACTGTTCAGCATTGTGGCTGATCAAACGGGAAATCTATTTAATCCCAATATTTTCACCATTGTCTGGGCAAGAAGATTTGCCGGTTATAAACGCGCTGAACTTCTGTTACATGATAAAGAAAGATTCTACAGGCTCCTTAACAATCCGAAATACCCTGTACAAATCATCTGGGCAGGTAAACCCTATCCTATGGATTACTCAGCAATCTCTACTTTCAATTCTTTAGTGGAGGAAAGTAAAAATCATAAAAACATGGCTGTACTGACAGGATATGAGCTCGCTTTAAGCAAATCTTTAAAACAGGGTTCAGATCTGTGGCTGAATAACCCAAGAGTTCCAAGGGAAGCTTCAGGAACTTCAGGAATGACCGCAGCGATGAACGGCTCTGTAAATTTATCTACAGACGACGGCTGGATCCCGGAATTTGCAAAACATGGAGAAAACTCTTTTGTAGTACCCAAAGTAGATTACCTCAATATGAGTATCTACGAACAGGACAATTATGATTTAAACACAATGTATGAAATCCTTGAAAATGAAATTCTGCCAACATATTATGATCATCCGGACCGATGGAGAAAAATCCAGCACAACGCAATGAATGATGTAAAAGACCAATTCAACAGTGACAGGATGGCGGATGAATATTACAGAATCCTTTATAACGGGTCGGAATAA
- a CDS encoding T9SS type B sorting domain-containing protein, translating into MRKLLLFILFGISQTFYSQADCATALAVCGNSDITYSPTGYGNIKELVNSGTCLDPTGEHNSIWYKITIATGGTLTFDLVPNNPDADYDWAIFGPNVTCGSLGAPIRCNAATVIGVGPSTGLNMTSTVINAVGGSSTPYCKYLDVLPGQTYYLFIDNWVGSTSSTTAPFSLTWGGTATLASPFTDPTIQTYPFIPPGIAPANPADPREVVICSGTELFDFSILSAGILNGNQNFSVSYHISQNDALTGANPITVPRVVNTTTVFYYSISYTDAANPNNPLNKCKQIGKFKFKDGSIKAKNVTLLACNNNNAGTALFDLTSADVIGNLNATKKYYHSMADLNAGINEITTPMAFVSAEGIIYVKITSEFGCSTIAQITLKFYPAIVVNDAIIRSCFIETNPATASFNLTEASVTTQAGTGKKYYPSLTDAINQTNEIPTSNPYIAPNGVVYVRVYNAQGCYMIAKITLVVIPPVSSEILKDKIICAEDTTTLDAGPGFKSYEWSTGATTQTISNAGIGTYWVKLKTGDCTTLQTVKVYPSDQPVVSNIEITNNTVTISVTGGNPPYQYSMDNVSWQDSNIFNSVSRGDHKVFVKDAYDCDPIEIGVIVPNLVNVITPNGDGINDMIDYSALAGKQNLVMDVFDRYGNRIFRADRTNGYKWDGTEGGKRAPTGTYWYSVTWSENDKKNTPVKFSGWVLVKNRE; encoded by the coding sequence ATGAGGAAACTTTTACTTTTTATTCTTTTTGGCATATCCCAAACTTTTTATTCGCAGGCGGATTGTGCCACGGCATTGGCAGTTTGTGGAAATTCAGATATCACCTACAGCCCGACAGGATATGGTAACATTAAGGAACTGGTCAATTCAGGAACTTGTTTAGATCCGACAGGTGAGCATAATTCGATTTGGTATAAAATTACGATTGCCACAGGAGGAACGCTTACTTTTGACCTGGTTCCGAATAATCCGGATGCAGATTACGACTGGGCCATCTTTGGACCGAATGTTACCTGCGGAAGTTTAGGAGCCCCAATCCGTTGCAACGCGGCAACAGTAATTGGGGTAGGACCCTCTACAGGATTAAATATGACAAGTACCGTTATAAATGCTGTGGGAGGTTCTTCAACACCCTATTGTAAATATCTGGATGTTTTACCAGGACAAACGTATTATTTATTTATTGACAACTGGGTGGGCAGTACCAGTTCTACAACAGCTCCATTTTCTTTGACCTGGGGAGGAACAGCAACACTGGCGTCTCCATTTACTGACCCTACTATTCAAACTTATCCATTTATCCCTCCTGGTATTGCCCCTGCAAACCCTGCTGACCCAAGAGAAGTTGTTATATGTTCGGGTACCGAATTGTTTGATTTTTCTATTTTGTCGGCCGGAATACTTAATGGAAATCAGAATTTTAGTGTGAGCTACCATATAAGTCAGAATGATGCGCTGACCGGGGCTAATCCTATTACTGTACCAAGAGTAGTCAATACAACCACTGTCTTTTACTATAGCATTAGTTATACCGACGCAGCAAATCCTAATAATCCGCTTAATAAATGTAAGCAAATCGGGAAGTTTAAATTTAAAGATGGGTCTATTAAAGCTAAAAATGTTACATTACTGGCATGTAACAATAATAATGCAGGTACAGCATTGTTTGATCTTACCTCTGCGGATGTAATTGGAAATCTTAATGCTACTAAGAAATATTATCATTCTATGGCTGATCTCAATGCCGGAATCAATGAGATTACTACGCCGATGGCATTTGTATCTGCTGAGGGAATCATTTATGTGAAAATAACATCTGAGTTCGGGTGCAGCACAATAGCGCAGATCACTTTGAAATTTTATCCGGCAATTGTAGTGAATGATGCTATCATCAGGTCATGCTTTATTGAAACTAATCCTGCTACGGCATCCTTTAACCTGACAGAAGCGAGTGTAACCACACAAGCAGGAACCGGAAAGAAATATTATCCGTCGCTCACTGATGCCATCAATCAAACGAATGAAATTCCTACTTCCAACCCCTATATTGCACCGAATGGGGTAGTATACGTAAGGGTCTACAATGCCCAAGGATGCTACATGATCGCTAAGATTACATTGGTGGTGATTCCGCCGGTCTCTTCCGAGATTCTTAAAGATAAAATCATCTGTGCTGAAGATACCACTACTTTAGATGCCGGTCCCGGTTTCAAAAGTTATGAATGGAGTACAGGAGCGACTACTCAGACGATCAGTAATGCTGGCATAGGAACGTATTGGGTGAAACTTAAAACCGGAGACTGTACGACTTTGCAGACTGTAAAGGTATATCCGTCAGATCAGCCTGTTGTTTCAAATATAGAAATTACCAATAATACGGTCACCATATCTGTAACGGGTGGAAATCCTCCGTATCAATATTCCATGGATAATGTCAGCTGGCAGGATTCCAATATTTTCAATAGTGTTTCAAGAGGAGATCACAAAGTGTTTGTGAAAGATGCTTATGACTGTGATCCTATTGAGATCGGAGTGATTGTTCCTAATTTAGTGAATGTCATAACCCCCAATGGAGACGGTATCAATGATATGATAGATTATTCTGCGCTGGCAGGCAAACAGAACCTGGTCATGGATGTCTTTGACAGATACGGAAATAGAATTTTCAGGGCAGATAGAACCAATGGTTATAAATGGGATGGAACAGAAGGAGGAAAACGGGCGCCGACAGGGACGTACTGGTATTCTGTAACCTGGAGTGAAAATGATAAAAAAAACACGCCGGTCAAATTTTCCGGGTGGGTTTTGGTTAAAAACAGAGAGTAA
- a CDS encoding DUF1572 family protein → MKELFIKRFEYYKSLGDQSFGQLSEEQMFWQYNGESNSIAVVAKHIAGNMLSRWTNFLTEDGEKSWRHRDGEFNNDFKTKEEVLDYWEKGWKCFFEALNQINDDNLYTTIYIRGESHAFIDAVLRQLAHYPYHIGQIVYIAKMIKNEDWKTLSIARNKSQDFNNEMKKKFSGEEQAPNSSPVCFQNSTEVRDEYKQ, encoded by the coding sequence ATGAAAGAGCTTTTTATTAAACGGTTTGAGTATTATAAATCTCTCGGCGATCAATCATTTGGCCAGCTGTCCGAGGAACAGATGTTTTGGCAGTACAACGGGGAAAGTAACTCTATTGCGGTAGTAGCCAAGCATATTGCCGGAAATATGCTTTCGAGATGGACTAATTTTTTAACGGAAGACGGTGAAAAATCCTGGCGTCACCGTGATGGAGAGTTCAACAATGATTTTAAGACAAAAGAAGAAGTATTGGACTATTGGGAAAAAGGCTGGAAATGTTTCTTTGAGGCTTTGAACCAGATCAATGATGATAATCTTTATACCACCATCTATATAAGAGGAGAAAGTCATGCTTTTATTGATGCTGTTTTAAGACAATTGGCACATTATCCATATCATATCGGACAGATTGTTTATATCGCTAAAATGATAAAAAATGAAGATTGGAAAACACTTTCCATTGCCAGAAATAAATCTCAGGACTTTAATAATGAGATGAAAAAGAAATTTTCAGGGGAAGAACAAGCCCCCAATTCGTCACCTGTCTGTTTCCAGAATAGTACTGAAGTGCGGGATGAATACAAGCAATAG
- the mtaB gene encoding tRNA (N(6)-L-threonylcarbamoyladenosine(37)-C(2))-methylthiotransferase MtaB translates to MSTFHRTAAYHTLGCKLNFAETSTIARQLTDAGYDKVSFDDKADVYVINTCSVTENADRECKLHVKRAMKANPEGLVVIVGCYAQLKPEEISQIDGVDLVLGAKEKFNILSYLDDLEKTENEGIVHSCEIEETDFFIGSYSIGDRTRAFLKVQDGCDYKCTYCTIPLARGISRSDTIENVLRNATEIAAKDIKEIVLTGVNIGDYGKGEFGNKRHEHTFLDLISELDKVEGIERIRISSIEPNLLKDESIELVSKSRSFVPHFHIPLQSGSDDLLKKMKRRYLTKLYNDRVNKIREVMPDAAIGVDVIVGFPGETEERFMETYHFLNELPITYLHVFTYSERENTEAAAMEGVVPVAERKKRNKMLRILSEKKKMAFYQTQLGKTLPVLWEHENKDGKMFGFTENYVRVQKDFDPASVNQIEFLNLEKILSDGTVSVQSSYQNFLAKA, encoded by the coding sequence ATGTCTACTTTTCACAGAACTGCCGCGTACCATACACTGGGCTGCAAATTAAACTTTGCAGAAACGTCTACTATTGCCCGTCAATTAACAGATGCAGGGTATGATAAGGTAAGTTTTGATGATAAAGCAGATGTATATGTCATCAATACCTGTTCTGTAACAGAAAACGCTGACCGTGAATGCAAACTTCACGTAAAGAGAGCGATGAAAGCCAATCCTGAAGGACTGGTGGTTATTGTAGGATGTTACGCACAGTTGAAGCCGGAAGAGATTTCACAGATTGACGGAGTAGATCTTGTATTGGGAGCGAAAGAAAAATTCAATATTCTTAGTTACCTTGACGATCTTGAGAAAACAGAGAATGAAGGTATTGTTCATTCATGTGAAATCGAAGAAACTGACTTTTTTATCGGAAGCTATTCAATAGGTGACAGAACCAGAGCTTTCCTTAAGGTACAGGATGGCTGTGATTATAAATGTACTTACTGTACCATTCCTTTAGCAAGAGGAATTTCACGTTCAGACACCATCGAGAATGTTCTTAGAAATGCGACTGAAATCGCAGCAAAAGATATCAAGGAAATCGTTCTTACAGGGGTAAATATCGGAGACTACGGAAAAGGAGAGTTCGGAAATAAAAGACATGAACACACCTTCTTAGATCTGATTTCTGAACTTGATAAAGTGGAAGGAATAGAAAGAATCCGTATTTCGTCTATTGAACCCAACCTTTTAAAAGATGAAAGCATAGAACTGGTTTCTAAAAGCAGAAGCTTTGTTCCGCATTTCCATATTCCTTTACAGTCGGGAAGCGATGATTTATTGAAAAAAATGAAGCGTCGTTATTTGACTAAACTCTATAATGACAGAGTAAACAAGATCCGCGAGGTCATGCCTGATGCGGCTATTGGTGTGGATGTTATTGTAGGATTCCCGGGTGAAACAGAAGAACGATTTATGGAAACCTATCATTTCCTTAATGAGCTTCCCATCACTTACCTTCATGTATTTACTTATTCGGAAAGAGAGAATACGGAAGCCGCTGCCATGGAGGGAGTTGTTCCGGTGGCTGAAAGAAAAAAGCGTAATAAAATGCTCAGAATCCTTTCTGAAAAGAAAAAAATGGCTTTTTATCAGACTCAGTTAGGAAAAACACTTCCTGTACTTTGGGAGCATGAAAATAAAGACGGAAAAATGTTTGGCTTCACAGAAAACTATGTGAGAGTCCAGAAAGACTTTGATCCTGCTTCTGTCAATCAAATAGAATTTCTAAATTTAGAAAAAATCCTGTCAGATGGCACAGTTTCTGTGCAATCTTCCTACCAAAATTTTTTAGCAAAAGCATAG
- a CDS encoding FMN-binding glutamate synthase family protein, with the protein MRDKFLSWGIVLVAATWIVALLIRAHYWIPILLSAIYALGVYNAYQSKHAILRNFPVLGYFRYFFESISPEMQQYFIERETDGKPFPRNQRSAVYRRAKNLSDTVAFGTQLEVNHRKYEGIKHSIYAKSPSEELPRVWVGGEQCTQPYHASLFNISAMSFGALSDRAQISLNRGAKKGNFYHNTGEGGISPYHLEGGDLCWQIGTGYFGCRDEEGKFNPELFTKYSTLPNVKMIEIKLSQGAKPGHGGVLPGVKNTPEIAAIRHVTPGMTVISPPSHTSFSDAAGLLRFVQELRELSGGKPVGFKLCIGDTKEFEDICVQMNVLKIYPDFITIDGAEGGTGAAPPEFSDGVGMPLEPALIFVNRTLNNYNLRTKLRVIASGKVLTSLDILRAIAMGADMCNNARGFMFSLGCIQALRCNSNNCPTGVATQDKMLIKGLDVTDKSERVYHFHKNTLHTCNELIAAAGRSSYQEVDATMFMRGDEFDHLADLYFPDILGNVKQKARF; encoded by the coding sequence ATGAGAGATAAGTTTTTATCTTGGGGAATTGTATTAGTAGCTGCTACGTGGATTGTAGCGTTACTAATCAGAGCGCACTATTGGATACCCATCCTGCTGTCCGCGATCTATGCATTGGGTGTTTACAATGCATACCAGTCTAAACATGCTATTCTGAGGAACTTTCCTGTTTTGGGATATTTCAGGTACTTTTTTGAAAGTATTTCCCCGGAAATGCAGCAGTATTTTATTGAGCGGGAGACAGACGGCAAACCATTTCCAAGAAATCAGCGTTCTGCAGTATACAGACGTGCCAAGAACTTAAGTGACACGGTTGCTTTTGGTACGCAGCTGGAAGTTAATCATAGAAAATATGAAGGTATCAAGCATTCTATTTATGCAAAGTCACCTTCGGAAGAGCTCCCGAGAGTCTGGGTAGGAGGAGAGCAGTGTACACAGCCTTACCATGCTTCATTATTCAATATTTCAGCCATGAGTTTCGGTGCATTAAGTGACAGAGCTCAGATTTCTTTAAACAGAGGGGCCAAAAAGGGGAATTTTTACCACAATACAGGTGAAGGAGGAATTTCACCTTATCATTTGGAAGGAGGAGATTTATGCTGGCAGATTGGTACCGGTTATTTTGGCTGCAGGGATGAGGAAGGAAAATTTAATCCTGAGCTATTCACAAAATATTCCACGCTGCCTAATGTGAAAATGATTGAGATCAAATTATCACAAGGAGCAAAGCCAGGTCATGGAGGTGTACTTCCGGGAGTGAAAAATACTCCGGAAATTGCAGCAATCCGTCACGTCACTCCTGGAATGACAGTGATCTCTCCACCATCACATACTTCTTTTTCTGACGCCGCCGGATTGTTGAGGTTTGTACAGGAACTGAGAGAGCTTTCTGGAGGAAAACCTGTTGGGTTTAAGCTTTGTATCGGAGATACCAAAGAATTTGAAGATATCTGCGTGCAGATGAATGTCCTGAAGATCTATCCGGACTTTATTACCATTGACGGAGCAGAAGGAGGAACAGGAGCTGCGCCGCCGGAATTTTCAGATGGGGTGGGAATGCCTTTGGAACCTGCTTTGATATTTGTCAACAGAACCCTTAACAATTATAACTTAAGAACGAAATTAAGAGTAATTGCAAGTGGTAAAGTCCTTACCAGCTTGGATATTTTAAGAGCTATTGCGATGGGAGCGGATATGTGTAACAATGCAAGAGGATTTATGTTCTCTTTAGGTTGTATTCAGGCGTTAAGATGTAATTCCAACAACTGCCCTACAGGAGTTGCAACCCAGGATAAAATGCTGATCAAAGGACTTGATGTAACGGATAAAAGCGAAAGAGTATACCACTTCCATAAAAATACACTTCACACTTGTAATGAGCTGATTGCTGCTGCAGGAAGAAGTTCTTACCAAGAAGTAGATGCTACAATGTTTATGAGAGGAGATGAATTTGATCACCTGGCGGATCTTTACTTCCCGGATATTTTAGGAAATGTAAAACAGAAAGCTAGATTTTAA
- a CDS encoding RNA-binding S4 domain-containing protein, which produces MRIDKFLWSIRFYKTRSIAAEEIKKNRVSIGTSAVKSSKEVKEGDVIKIRKNQIDYKIKVIQIPKSRIGAKLVPLHIQDVTDKEQYELLKLRKLSQDYYRNKGEGRPTKKDRREMDEYVGNDIASDFTDWDDFFGETGDETEED; this is translated from the coding sequence ATGAGAATAGATAAATTTTTATGGAGCATTCGTTTTTATAAAACCAGAAGTATTGCAGCAGAGGAGATTAAAAAGAACAGAGTTTCGATCGGGACGTCTGCCGTAAAATCATCAAAGGAGGTAAAAGAAGGGGATGTCATTAAGATCAGAAAGAATCAGATTGATTATAAAATAAAGGTGATCCAAATCCCTAAAAGCAGGATAGGAGCAAAGCTTGTGCCCCTTCATATACAGGATGTAACGGATAAGGAACAGTATGAATTACTGAAGCTTCGTAAACTGTCCCAGGATTATTACCGAAATAAGGGGGAGGGAAGACCTACGAAAAAGGACCGGAGAGAAATGGATGAATATGTAGGTAACGATATCGCTTCAGATTTTACCGATTGGGATGACTTTTTCGGGGAAACCGGTGATGAGACAGAAGAAGATTAA
- a CDS encoding shikimate kinase, whose product MVISLIGYMGSGKSHISKILSEKINFKLIDLDKEISRRNKLTIPEIFEKKGEIHFRKLEREALEEILASEENVVVSLGGGTPVYYNNMEIINHNSKSVFLRTSVGTLAERLSKQKEKRPLIANIKDEDLPEFIAKHLFERNQFYSKAQFSVGTDAREPEDIVNEIIEKLYL is encoded by the coding sequence ATGGTAATTTCACTCATCGGATACATGGGGAGCGGCAAATCTCACATTTCCAAAATATTAAGCGAAAAAATAAATTTTAAACTGATTGACCTCGATAAAGAGATTTCCAGAAGAAATAAATTAACCATTCCCGAGATCTTCGAGAAAAAAGGGGAAATTCATTTTAGAAAGTTAGAACGGGAGGCTTTGGAAGAAATACTGGCTTCTGAAGAAAACGTAGTTGTAAGCCTTGGCGGAGGAACTCCCGTTTATTATAACAATATGGAGATCATCAATCACAACTCTAAAAGTGTATTTTTAAGAACCTCTGTGGGAACACTCGCAGAAAGGCTTTCCAAACAAAAAGAAAAAAGACCCTTAATTGCTAATATAAAGGATGAAGACCTTCCTGAGTTTATTGCCAAGCACCTTTTTGAAAGAAATCAATTCTACAGTAAGGCACAGTTCAGTGTAGGTACTGATGCCAGAGAACCGGAAGATATTGTCAACGAAATAATAGAAAAGCTCTATCTCTAG